In one Pseudodesulfovibrio tunisiensis genomic region, the following are encoded:
- a CDS encoding ABC transporter substrate-binding protein, with amino-acid sequence MDRIVDFSPKGWQVDCVLDIRGSVRLAAAWGIAAALLLLAAFPGRAADRGELVFGMSAPFTGANGELGIEFYRGFMAYIDFINVEGGVEGWKLRVTPANDGYNPGPCFCNTAEFIEGNVFALFSYVGTPNTAAVLPLLEKFESRDMFLLFPFTGAMPMRSPPYGKYVYNLRASYFDETRAMVDRFTDLGLTRISVFYQNDAYGRTGWDGVRRALRTHGLEMASEAAYQRGASFSEDFGEQARLILDGDPDVIVCIGTYASQGAFVRDARNAGFDGLIAGVSFADSDKMLDLLDTEERRTGCNYTRNLFNTQVVPCYERTDLPGAALYRKLMDRYKGLPMTPGDGYSRRRFSYVSFEGFLNGMLLVEVVRRMADDPRRERIPEVMASIRGYDLGIGVKANFGNGRHQGLDRVYFTTAEDGHFAPVRDWERWRK; translated from the coding sequence ATGGACAGGATCGTTGATTTTTCTCCCAAGGGATGGCAAGTGGATTGTGTGCTGGATATTCGGGGTTCTGTACGCCTTGCCGCAGCTTGGGGGATTGCCGCGGCGCTGCTGCTGTTGGCAGCCTTTCCGGGTCGCGCCGCAGATCGGGGCGAGCTGGTTTTTGGCATGTCCGCACCCTTTACCGGGGCGAACGGGGAACTCGGCATCGAGTTCTACCGGGGCTTCATGGCCTATATCGACTTCATCAACGTCGAGGGCGGGGTGGAAGGATGGAAGCTGCGCGTGACCCCGGCCAACGACGGGTATAACCCCGGCCCGTGCTTCTGCAATACTGCGGAATTCATCGAAGGCAACGTGTTTGCCCTGTTTTCCTACGTGGGCACCCCGAACACGGCCGCCGTGCTTCCCCTGCTGGAAAAGTTCGAGTCCCGGGACATGTTTCTGCTGTTTCCGTTCACCGGGGCCATGCCCATGCGTTCTCCGCCGTATGGCAAGTACGTCTACAATCTGCGTGCCTCGTATTTCGACGAGACCCGGGCCATGGTGGACCGGTTCACGGATCTGGGGCTGACGCGCATTTCCGTGTTCTACCAGAACGACGCCTATGGCCGGACAGGATGGGATGGCGTGCGCCGGGCGCTCCGGACGCACGGGCTGGAAATGGCGTCCGAGGCTGCGTATCAGCGTGGCGCATCCTTTTCCGAGGATTTCGGGGAACAGGCGCGACTCATTCTGGACGGCGATCCGGACGTGATCGTGTGCATCGGCACCTATGCGTCGCAGGGCGCGTTCGTGCGGGATGCGCGCAATGCCGGATTCGACGGCCTGATTGCCGGTGTCTCGTTTGCGGACAGCGACAAGATGCTCGATCTGCTCGATACCGAGGAGCGTCGCACCGGGTGCAACTATACCCGCAACCTGTTCAATACGCAGGTGGTTCCCTGCTACGAGCGGACCGACCTGCCGGGTGCGGCCCTGTATCGCAAGCTCATGGACAGGTACAAGGGACTGCCCATGACTCCGGGCGACGGCTATTCCCGGCGCCGTTTCAGCTACGTGAGTTTCGAGGGCTTTCTGAACGGCATGCTGCTGGTGGAGGTGGTGCGCAGGATGGCGGACGATCCCCGGCGGGAGCGCATTCCCGAGGTCATGGCCTCGATCCGGGGGTATGATCTGGGCATTGGCGTGAAGGCCAATTTCGGGAACGGGCGGCATCAGGGACTGGATCGGGTCTACTTCACCACGGCCGAGGACGGGCATTTCGCGCCGGTCCGCGACTGGGAGAGGTGGCGGAAATGA
- a CDS encoding YkgJ family cysteine cluster protein: protein MSKDETKEFLESLPQLKDGETYCFKCYPGISCFNECCGDLNLVLTPYDVLRLRRALEMPSKNFVHGFCEAQLAPDTRFPVMRLRMTDNARRSCPFVRTEGCSVYPNRPGACRTYPLGRATRPDGKGGILEQFFVVQEPHCHGFEEKDAWTSREWLKDQGFEPYVASNDRYMNLLARWKETGKSLPDQMVHMSMLALYQMDDFRNFVRDMKVFERLDVTLERQEAVLTDEEAALEFGMDWLELMLFRSCDRLKPKEK from the coding sequence ATGAGCAAGGACGAAACCAAGGAATTTCTCGAAAGCCTGCCGCAGCTCAAGGACGGCGAGACATACTGTTTCAAGTGCTACCCCGGCATTTCCTGTTTCAACGAATGTTGCGGCGACCTGAATCTGGTGCTCACGCCCTATGACGTGCTGCGTCTGCGTCGGGCTCTGGAAATGCCCAGCAAGAATTTCGTGCACGGGTTCTGCGAGGCCCAGCTCGCTCCGGACACCCGGTTCCCGGTGATGCGGCTGCGCATGACCGACAATGCCAGGCGGAGCTGTCCGTTCGTGCGTACCGAAGGCTGTTCGGTCTATCCGAATCGGCCCGGCGCATGCCGCACCTATCCCCTTGGCCGCGCCACCCGACCCGACGGCAAGGGCGGTATTCTGGAACAGTTCTTCGTGGTGCAGGAACCCCATTGTCACGGGTTCGAGGAAAAGGACGCGTGGACCAGCAGGGAATGGCTCAAGGATCAGGGCTTCGAACCCTATGTCGCGTCCAATGACCGCTACATGAATCTGCTGGCGCGCTGGAAGGAAACCGGCAAGTCCCTGCCCGACCAGATGGTGCACATGAGCATGCTCGCCCTCTATCAGATGGACGATTTCCGGAATTTCGTCCGCGACATGAAGGTCTTCGAGCGTCTGGACGTGACCCTGGAACGTCAGGAAGCCGTGCTCACCGACGAGGAGGCCGCCCTGGAATTCGGCATGGACTGGCTCGAACTCATGCTGTTCCGGTCCTGCGATCGCCTCAAGCCCAAGGAGAAATAA
- a CDS encoding glycosyltransferase family 2 protein: MSIITGSLGDSWQALPESLRRLLRLGFAGRIHLCEIAAYCLDSEDVSLAPIGLDAALTAFGENPLGGGLARELLATPALVPLLPRESGAVLSSLVRHWAAPSNIEYFQRLLARRDFPKIKRFIETNAARDAENAYWREQALTFGLIDADPDWVEAQLDLPGTAVPEPCLNAARAQVARFRGHHVDAARMYQETGPLFGPAFAAIQAGHCLLASGDADTASLLFLDALRRTPWNTSLILRVHDLVSGADRETHALPGSCAVLLYTWNKAEELAATLDSLLGSELEDCALVVLDNGSTDRTPEVLAEWLPRFADRLGADNVHCETLPVNIGAPAARNWLMNMDMVRQRDFVCYLDDDVELPADWLPRLGAAVHCHPDAGVYGCRVVDHANPALIQHADQHLLVPEDASFDLSRTEPNPFRLSNLHVQTLDFGAFDVLRSCASVTGCCHLFRTEILLESGPFALHLSPSQYDDMEHDLRLAESGRFAVYQGHLAVRHRKRSGVASRISPSEEGNALGNKYKMQTMHSRVDLLAAAAREQELLECDLSRRIRLLDDLISA; the protein is encoded by the coding sequence ATGAGCATCATCACGGGTAGTCTTGGGGATTCGTGGCAGGCATTGCCTGAATCGCTCAGGCGATTGCTGCGGCTCGGTTTTGCCGGGCGAATTCACCTGTGCGAAATTGCGGCGTACTGTCTTGATTCCGAAGATGTTTCCCTTGCGCCCATCGGATTGGATGCGGCCCTGACCGCGTTTGGCGAAAATCCGTTGGGCGGAGGCCTTGCCCGCGAACTGCTTGCCACGCCCGCTCTTGTGCCTCTGCTGCCCCGGGAAAGTGGGGCCGTCTTGTCCTCCCTGGTCCGGCATTGGGCTGCTCCTTCCAATATCGAGTATTTTCAGCGGCTGCTTGCACGCCGGGACTTCCCGAAGATCAAGCGGTTCATCGAGACCAACGCGGCCCGGGACGCGGAAAACGCGTATTGGCGCGAACAGGCGTTGACCTTCGGCCTGATCGATGCGGACCCGGATTGGGTCGAAGCCCAGCTTGACCTGCCGGGCACAGCCGTGCCGGAGCCGTGTCTGAACGCGGCCCGTGCGCAGGTGGCGCGATTCCGGGGCCATCATGTGGACGCGGCCCGCATGTATCAGGAGACAGGTCCGCTGTTCGGACCGGCCTTTGCCGCGATTCAGGCCGGGCACTGCCTGCTGGCTTCCGGTGATGCGGATACGGCCTCCCTGCTTTTTCTCGATGCTCTGCGCCGTACTCCATGGAACACGTCCCTGATTCTGCGCGTCCACGATCTCGTTTCCGGCGCGGATCGGGAAACGCATGCTCTGCCCGGCTCGTGCGCCGTGCTGCTTTATACGTGGAACAAGGCCGAGGAACTGGCCGCAACCCTTGATTCCCTGCTTGGCTCCGAGCTGGAAGACTGTGCGCTCGTGGTGCTGGACAACGGGTCAACTGACCGCACACCCGAGGTGCTGGCCGAATGGCTGCCCCGGTTTGCGGACCGGCTCGGTGCGGACAACGTGCATTGCGAAACCCTGCCCGTGAATATCGGCGCACCCGCGGCCCGCAACTGGCTCATGAACATGGACATGGTTCGGCAGCGGGATTTCGTCTGCTATCTGGATGACGACGTGGAATTGCCCGCGGACTGGCTGCCCCGGCTGGGCGCGGCCGTGCATTGCCATCCCGACGCCGGCGTGTACGGCTGCCGCGTGGTGGACCATGCGAATCCGGCACTGATCCAGCACGCGGACCAGCATCTGCTCGTGCCGGAAGACGCGTCTTTCGATCTTTCCCGGACCGAGCCGAATCCGTTTCGCCTGTCCAATCTGCATGTCCAGACATTGGACTTCGGCGCGTTCGACGTGCTTCGGTCCTGTGCGTCCGTGACCGGATGCTGCCATCTGTTCCGTACGGAAATCCTGCTGGAATCCGGTCCCTTTGCCCTGCATCTGTCTCCGTCCCAGTATGATGACATGGAGCACGACCTCAGGCTGGCCGAGTCCGGAAGATTTGCCGTGTATCAGGGACATCTGGCCGTGCGCCACAGGAAGCGTTCCGGCGTGGCCTCGCGCATTTCCCCCAGCGAGGAGGGCAATGCCCTTGGCAACAAGTACAAGATGCAGACCATGCATTCCCGCGTCGATCTTCTGGCTGCCGCAGCTCGCGAGCAGGAGTTGCTGGAATGTGATCTGTCCCGCAGAATCCGTCTTCTCGACGACCTGATTTCCGCCTGA
- the rfaE2 gene encoding D-glycero-beta-D-manno-heptose 1-phosphate adenylyltransferase — protein sequence MNLPDNPKLVSIRSYLERRKKLPGDARIVFTNGCFDILHPGHVDLLKRARALGDALVLGLNSDGSVRSLGKGEDRPINSQEERAFVLAALECVDFIILFHDSTPLELIKAVRPQVLVKGGDWAVENIVGRDVVEKNGGKVVSLPLIEGYSTTALVEKIRG from the coding sequence ATGAATCTGCCCGATAATCCGAAACTCGTGAGCATCCGTTCCTATCTGGAACGCCGCAAGAAGCTGCCCGGAGATGCGCGCATCGTGTTTACCAACGGGTGCTTCGACATCCTGCATCCCGGACACGTCGATCTGCTGAAACGCGCTCGCGCCCTCGGCGATGCCCTCGTGCTCGGCCTGAACAGCGACGGCTCGGTGCGCTCCCTTGGCAAGGGCGAGGACCGGCCAATCAATTCCCAGGAAGAACGGGCCTTTGTGCTGGCTGCTCTGGAATGCGTGGACTTCATCATCCTGTTCCACGATTCCACGCCCCTTGAACTCATCAAGGCCGTGCGGCCTCAGGTGCTCGTCAAGGGCGGTGACTGGGCCGTGGAAAACATCGTGGGCCGTGACGTGGTCGAGAAAAACGGCGGCAAGGTCGTGAGCCTGCCTCTCATCGAAGGCTATTCCACGACCGCGCTCGTCGAAAAAATTCGCGGATAG
- a CDS encoding sulfotransferase domain-containing protein, which yields MPLTPLYANRMTSCRTQHLELEKADKASFDAYVSSFPRSGNTWVRKVLSDYALLAMGREPGSIHQDTMIPDIHVHDVTSHAFPDGIPYKCVKSHAEQTPFSAHALIHVVRRPEDALVSFFHFHNRYPALRQLVEHVSIDDFCLVAVQDWIRNACLGLNASGNRKDMFLITYETLSRKTFFSFFCILKFLGVQVDESNLEQALANNDFQTLQAREKRMLSPQHQGELFFRKGRIGSGKQELQQETLKIMARLTSDLYASIHEREQRMLTNIGKTFETAPQN from the coding sequence ATGCCACTGACCCCCCTTTATGCAAACCGGATGACATCCTGCCGCACCCAGCACCTGGAGCTGGAAAAGGCCGACAAGGCATCCTTTGATGCCTATGTCTCCTCCTTCCCCCGTTCGGGCAACACCTGGGTGCGAAAAGTCCTGTCGGATTATGCGCTGCTCGCCATGGGGCGCGAGCCCGGATCCATTCATCAGGACACGATGATTCCGGACATTCACGTCCATGACGTAACGAGTCATGCGTTCCCGGACGGGATTCCGTACAAATGCGTCAAGAGCCATGCCGAGCAAACCCCTTTTTCGGCACACGCCCTGATCCATGTGGTGCGCAGACCGGAAGACGCTCTGGTCTCCTTCTTCCATTTTCACAACCGCTATCCTGCCCTCAGGCAGTTGGTGGAACACGTCTCCATTGACGATTTCTGCCTTGTCGCGGTTCAGGACTGGATCCGGAATGCCTGCCTCGGCCTGAACGCATCCGGAAACCGGAAGGACATGTTCCTGATCACCTACGAGACCCTGAGCCGCAAGACGTTCTTCTCCTTTTTCTGCATATTGAAATTTCTCGGGGTTCAGGTTGACGAGAGCAATCTTGAACAAGCCTTGGCAAACAACGATTTCCAGACGCTCCAGGCCCGGGAGAAACGGATGCTGTCCCCGCAGCATCAGGGCGAACTCTTTTTCAGGAAAGGCAGAATCGGATCGGGCAAACAGGAGCTGCAACAGGAAACCCTGAAAATCATGGCCCGCCTGACCAGCGATCTCTACGCCAGCATCCATGAACGGGAGCAGCGCATGCTGACGAACATCGGGAAAACCTTCGAAACCGCACCGCAGAACTGA
- a CDS encoding glycosyltransferase: MFRQSIPVFCYHNVSDVDGHTPARFCEHLDAIQDAGFRTISSRDLLRVVRGEMTAPDKAVCLTFDDGHISNWLTVVPELERRSMTGTFFALTDFTLPGEARDFSTAPAMTTMPDVFRAAYRDHDHSQFINEGEIRAMLNKGMDVFSHGCRHQGAFMSLTPQSKMGDARAHWGAWTLYPGFNPEWPVPKVGSGYAYRGFQPRLDEDGTLSFRLRSENDRAAFCREDFRRSLERIRELNGLDEQIFCWPWGQFDDLSLSELRRAGYAAAFTLERWVNARGTDPYRLNRIGVGRAKTGKWVAKRLRMYGSDPLARVFFKLHRKRPEIGRVLYATDSTSLSGGSRQMVNNILAMRDMGVDACALVASESPLRKELEELDVTVFTFDGFRNYLRAGLFLRDLVRREGFDVVHSFHNRAYKMGVLARLMGAKFRLFINRGVNSRPNDVFFFWTALSNGVIANSGACADVLQKHRVLRRKLNVVYNAYAGPDFGEPPMRKKRGIRMLFVGNAGHVKGFDVYLRALGLYARAGARDVEFAAAGVHDRELSQFSDLLTPEVRERFCNLGHLPHAEVLEQLRASDMLVVSSRLESLPNVIVEAFNLGLPVVATRAGGVPELVQDGVNGLLCEVEDAECLAAKMRELADDASRRHHMGCINHAVVRSLLSLRNKGMHLMRVYLGERLMEPLPIAEVAARIPRRQSEEQEDEHHHG, encoded by the coding sequence ATGTTCAGACAAAGCATTCCGGTATTCTGCTATCATAACGTGAGCGACGTGGACGGACACACTCCGGCTCGGTTCTGCGAACATCTCGACGCCATTCAGGACGCCGGATTCCGCACTATTTCGTCCCGGGACCTGCTGCGCGTGGTGCGCGGGGAGATGACCGCCCCGGACAAGGCCGTGTGCCTGACCTTTGACGACGGCCACATCAGCAACTGGCTGACCGTGGTGCCCGAGCTGGAACGGCGCAGCATGACCGGCACGTTTTTCGCGCTCACGGATTTCACGCTGCCGGGCGAGGCGCGGGATTTTTCCACGGCCCCGGCCATGACGACCATGCCGGACGTGTTCCGGGCCGCGTATCGCGACCACGACCATTCCCAATTCATCAATGAAGGGGAGATTCGGGCCATGCTGAACAAGGGCATGGACGTTTTTTCCCACGGCTGCCGGCATCAGGGCGCGTTCATGAGCCTCACCCCGCAGTCGAAAATGGGTGATGCCCGTGCTCATTGGGGCGCATGGACCCTGTACCCGGGCTTCAATCCGGAATGGCCCGTGCCCAAGGTCGGCAGCGGGTATGCATATCGCGGATTCCAGCCGCGTCTTGACGAGGACGGGACCCTGAGTTTCCGCCTGCGGTCCGAGAATGATCGCGCCGCATTCTGCCGCGAGGATTTCCGTCGCAGTCTGGAGCGCATCCGCGAGCTGAACGGGCTGGATGAACAGATTTTCTGCTGGCCGTGGGGCCAGTTCGACGACCTTTCCCTTTCCGAGCTTCGTCGCGCCGGATATGCCGCGGCCTTTACGCTGGAACGCTGGGTCAATGCCCGGGGCACGGACCCGTATCGGCTGAACCGCATCGGCGTGGGCCGGGCCAAGACCGGAAAATGGGTGGCCAAGCGGCTGCGCATGTACGGTTCCGACCCGCTGGCCCGGGTGTTCTTCAAGCTGCACCGCAAGCGGCCCGAGATCGGGCGCGTGCTCTACGCCACGGATTCGACCTCCCTGTCCGGGGGCAGTCGCCAGATGGTCAACAACATCCTTGCCATGCGCGACATGGGCGTGGATGCCTGCGCTCTGGTGGCGTCGGAGTCCCCGTTGCGAAAGGAGCTGGAAGAGCTGGACGTGACCGTGTTCACCTTTGACGGGTTCCGCAACTATCTGCGCGCCGGGCTGTTTCTGCGCGACCTCGTGCGGCGCGAAGGCTTCGACGTGGTCCATTCCTTTCACAACCGGGCCTACAAGATGGGTGTGCTGGCCCGGCTCATGGGCGCGAAGTTCCGGCTCTTCATCAACCGGGGCGTGAATTCCCGGCCCAATGACGTGTTTTTTTTCTGGACGGCCCTGTCCAACGGCGTGATCGCCAATTCCGGAGCATGCGCCGACGTGCTGCAAAAGCATCGGGTGTTGCGCAGGAAGCTGAACGTGGTCTACAACGCATACGCAGGCCCGGATTTCGGCGAACCGCCCATGCGCAAGAAACGCGGGATTCGAATGCTGTTCGTCGGCAATGCCGGACATGTAAAGGGCTTTGACGTCTATCTGCGCGCCTTGGGCCTCTATGCCCGGGCAGGGGCTCGCGACGTGGAATTCGCGGCTGCGGGCGTGCATGACCGCGAACTGTCGCAGTTTTCGGACCTGCTGACCCCGGAGGTGCGCGAGCGGTTCTGCAATCTCGGGCATCTGCCGCACGCCGAAGTGCTGGAGCAGCTTCGTGCCTCGGACATGCTGGTGGTGTCCTCGCGGCTGGAGAGTCTGCCGAACGTGATCGTGGAAGCCTTCAATCTGGGGCTGCCTGTTGTGGCGACCCGGGCCGGGGGCGTGCCCGAGCTCGTGCAGGACGGAGTGAACGGCCTGCTTTGCGAGGTCGAGGACGCGGAATGTCTGGCCGCGAAAATGCGCGAGCTGGCGGACGATGCGTCCCGCAGGCATCACATGGGCTGCATCAACCACGCGGTGGTGCGTTCGCTCCTGTCCCTGAGGAACAAGGGCATGCACCTGATGCGCGTGTATCTCGGGGAACGGCTCATGGAACCGTTGCCCATTGCCGAGGTTGCGGCGCGGATTCCCCGCAGGCAATCGGAGGAACAGGAGGATGAGCATCATCACGGGTAG
- a CDS encoding cytidylyltransferase domain-containing protein, which translates to MKRLCIIPARGGSKGIPHKNIADVCGRPLIDYTISQALNSNVFDRIVVSTDDPIIADVACASGAEVPFLRPSEFADDTASPHLGVEYTVDRLKTGEKYEAEGLVVLFPTHPFRTASMLRHLSNRMESHHVVKTVIPVRPDAVSYLCEKEDGRLHPLLQGDDETLSLTAFHVPAGTFYGVTTAYWDRKLHWDSNMQHSFRYHHHELTNPIECIDIDAPEDLEVAREIISRNLYDFTA; encoded by the coding sequence GTGAAACGACTCTGCATCATCCCCGCCCGTGGCGGATCCAAGGGCATTCCCCACAAGAACATTGCGGACGTCTGCGGACGGCCCCTGATCGATTATACCATTTCCCAGGCGCTGAACTCGAACGTCTTCGACCGCATCGTGGTCTCGACGGACGATCCGATCATCGCCGACGTGGCATGCGCCAGCGGTGCGGAAGTGCCGTTCCTGCGCCCGTCCGAATTCGCGGATGACACGGCCTCGCCGCATCTCGGCGTGGAATACACTGTTGATCGGCTGAAGACCGGGGAAAAATATGAAGCGGAAGGACTGGTCGTCCTTTTTCCCACTCACCCGTTCCGAACCGCGAGCATGCTTCGCCACCTGTCGAACAGGATGGAAAGCCATCATGTCGTCAAGACGGTCATCCCTGTGCGGCCGGATGCCGTCAGCTATCTCTGCGAAAAGGAGGACGGCCGCCTGCATCCTCTGCTGCAAGGGGATGACGAGACCCTGAGCCTGACGGCATTCCACGTCCCGGCAGGCACCTTCTACGGCGTGACCACAGCCTACTGGGACAGGAAACTGCATTGGGACAGCAACATGCAGCACTCCTTCCGCTATCATCATCATGAATTGACAAACCCGATCGAATGCATCGACATAGACGCTCCGGAAGACCTCGAGGTGGCAAGGGAAATCATTTCCCGAAATCTCTACGACTTCACGGCGTAG
- a CDS encoding CinA family protein — translation MDPYLLSRAVSELGELLRVNSAMLVTAESCTGGLLASTLTDTPGSSDWFAGSVVAYSNSVKQNVLGVPESVLEQHGAVSEACVLAMADGVIRTLGADYSVAISGVAGPSGGSPDKPVGTVWMAWAWPGGSRARLYNFQGSRDQVKHQSVVAAINGLLGAVR, via the coding sequence ATGGACCCGTATCTTCTTTCCCGCGCCGTGTCCGAACTGGGCGAACTGCTGCGCGTGAATTCGGCCATGCTGGTGACGGCGGAATCGTGCACGGGCGGGCTTTTGGCTAGTACGTTGACGGATACGCCGGGCAGTTCGGACTGGTTTGCCGGTTCCGTGGTGGCGTATTCCAACAGTGTGAAGCAGAACGTGCTGGGTGTGCCGGAGTCGGTGCTGGAACAGCATGGGGCCGTGAGCGAGGCATGCGTGCTGGCCATGGCCGATGGCGTGATCAGGACGCTGGGCGCGGATTATTCCGTGGCCATATCCGGTGTGGCCGGGCCTTCGGGCGGCTCGCCGGACAAGCCTGTTGGCACGGTGTGGATGGCCTGGGCATGGCCCGGGGGCAGCCGTGCTCGGCTGTACAATTTTCAGGGCTCGCGTGATCAGGTCAAGCACCAGTCCGTGGTGGCGGCCATCAACGGACTGCTTGGCGCGGTTCGCTGA
- a CDS encoding class I SAM-dependent methyltransferase, with amino-acid sequence MKARDCIDIFPLELLQLRPDLKQEVLSAVDRFTPGIGWHYLLDLTWLLQEVEALPKGSLILDAGAGNGLMQLLLAMRGYKVLSVDFAPRRPSEAFRSVADIRIFEDRTFSNEYITHLKQTYNMAETCDATNEASLRECLNSDADIVYWRADLSDLSALEDNAVDSVVSVSALEHNSPEGMAACARELERVLKPGGAMHVTISGSDREDWFHEPSRGWCYCEQSIIDLFRLKSPESNFGRASDLFEELRQGDGLREHLAPFYFQSGNNGMPWGRWDPQYFPLGVRKCKA; translated from the coding sequence ATGAAAGCCAGGGACTGCATCGACATATTCCCGCTGGAACTTCTCCAGCTCCGGCCCGACCTCAAGCAGGAGGTTCTGTCAGCCGTGGACAGGTTCACCCCGGGCATCGGCTGGCACTATCTGCTCGACCTGACCTGGCTGCTTCAGGAAGTGGAAGCCCTGCCCAAGGGGAGTCTGATCCTTGACGCAGGCGCAGGAAACGGACTGATGCAGCTGCTGCTCGCCATGCGGGGCTACAAGGTCCTGTCCGTGGATTTCGCTCCGCGTCGTCCGTCCGAAGCATTCCGCAGCGTGGCCGACATCCGGATCTTCGAGGACCGAACCTTTTCCAACGAATACATCACGCACCTCAAGCAAACCTACAACATGGCCGAAACCTGCGACGCGACCAATGAGGCATCGCTCCGGGAGTGCCTGAACAGCGACGCGGACATCGTCTACTGGCGAGCCGATCTTTCGGACCTCTCGGCTCTTGAGGACAATGCCGTGGACAGCGTGGTTTCGGTCTCGGCGCTGGAACACAACTCCCCGGAAGGCATGGCCGCCTGCGCCCGCGAACTGGAAAGGGTTCTCAAGCCCGGCGGCGCCATGCACGTCACCATCAGCGGCTCGGACCGGGAGGACTGGTTTCACGAACCGTCCAGGGGATGGTGCTACTGCGAGCAGAGCATCATCGACCTGTTTCGCCTGAAATCCCCGGAATCCAACTTCGGCAGGGCCAGCGATCTGTTCGAGGAACTTCGGCAGGGAGACGGTCTCAGGGAACACCTTGCCCCGTTCTATTTCCAGTCCGGCAACAACGGCATGCCGTGGGGCCGCTGGGACCCGCAATATTTTCCGCTGGGAGTGCGCAAATGCAAGGCGTAA
- a CDS encoding class I SAM-dependent methyltransferase, with translation MKLIEDSFLPWLRFANAGMLERGNVWCIDHAVKHMPESLPMIEIGSFCGLSTNAIRHFCRINGRDNALFCADKWIFEGAEDGGPVGSSTISHEQYRDFVMESFRRNVAFFSGDLPPHPVLAFSDEFFELWRSGIEVVDVLGATVRLGGPIGFAYVDGSHQPDQCRRDFANVHEFLAPGGFALFDDSSRQAPFGLYPFMLEIAARDDYELVAENPNFLFRKTR, from the coding sequence ATGAAGCTGATCGAAGACTCGTTCCTGCCCTGGCTCAGATTCGCCAACGCAGGCATGCTGGAACGCGGGAACGTCTGGTGCATCGACCACGCGGTCAAGCACATGCCCGAATCTCTGCCCATGATCGAAATCGGCTCGTTCTGCGGGCTGTCCACCAACGCAATCCGCCATTTCTGTCGAATCAACGGCCGCGACAATGCCCTGTTCTGCGCGGACAAATGGATATTCGAAGGCGCGGAGGATGGCGGGCCGGTCGGATCAAGCACCATCAGCCATGAACAGTACCGCGATTTCGTCATGGAGAGTTTCCGACGCAACGTGGCCTTTTTTTCCGGGGACCTTCCCCCTCATCCGGTACTGGCGTTTTCCGACGAATTCTTCGAACTGTGGCGATCCGGAATCGAAGTCGTGGACGTGCTCGGCGCGACCGTGCGTCTGGGCGGTCCCATAGGTTTCGCCTATGTGGACGGCAGCCATCAGCCCGACCAGTGCCGCAGGGATTTTGCCAACGTCCATGAATTCCTTGCCCCGGGCGGGTTCGCGCTTTTTGACGATTCATCCAGGCAGGCGCCTTTCGGCCTGTATCCGTTCATGCTCGAAATCGCGGCCCGGGACGATTACGAACTGGTCGCGGAAAACCCGAATTTCCTCTTTCGCAAGACAAGGTAG